In Marinibacterium anthonyi, the genomic window ATGAAACATACAGGTTGGCGCAAGCCGACACCGGGTCTTGGCATTGCAGAGCAGCTTGCCCAAGCCGGTGAACAGGTAGCTATACCCAAAACGCGTGCCTTCGTGGCTCTGAAGCGCGTGGGCGCCTACATTGGCCTCAAGGCCGGAGACATGTTGCTCCTCGACACGCTCGGGGCCTTTACCCAGGCCCAGGACTGGGAGGAGGGACAGCGCCCGATCGTCTGGGCGTCCAACGCCTATCTGATGGAGCAGACGGGGTTCTCGCTTTCGGCGCTTAAGCGCCATGCGCGGCGCCTGGCTGAGATCGGGGTGATCTCCTTTCAAGACAGCCCTAACGGCAAGCGGTGGGGCCGCAGGGACGTCGAGGGGCGCATTATCGAGGCCTATGGCTTTGATTTGTCGCCGCTTTCGGCGCGTGTCGAGGAGTTCGAGGAGCTCCATGCCGATTTGCATGCCGAGCGCGAGCTCTGTCAGCGCCTGAAGCGCCAGATCACAGTTGCACGACGTATGATCCGCGCTCGGATCGAGGCGGCCGTCAGCAGCGCGCTGCGCGGTCCCTGGACGCAATTCACAGGTCTTTTCGAGGAGCTTCTGGACCGGCTTCCTCGTCGCCATGAAGCGTCTGAGCAGCTTGCTCGGCTGCTGACGTGGTTCAAGGAACTTCAGGAACGCGTCGAAGCTGCCTATCTCAAGGCAACTCAGGTGGTCGAGTCTGTGGAAAACACGCTCACAACCAAGGAACAAGCCTCTGAGAAGACTCAAAAAATGAACCCCAGGGAGGTCACTTCTGACCCTCATATACTAATTACAAACCAACTTAATCCTGTAACTCGTAATTCCTCAGAAAATGAGGAAGTCGCGGCCGTGGTGCCCAATGCTCAGCCCGAAGATCAGGTTGATAGGGAGCTGGAAGAGTGGGTGGCAGAGGTGCGCAAGAAGCGCGCAGCGCTGGATCTCCCAACCGTCATGCAAGCCTGCCCGGAATTCGCATC contains:
- the repC9c gene encoding Plasmid replication initiation protein RepC9c; protein product: MKHTGWRKPTPGLGIAEQLAQAGEQVAIPKTRAFVALKRVGAYIGLKAGDMLLLDTLGAFTQAQDWEEGQRPIVWASNAYLMEQTGFSLSALKRHARRLAEIGVISFQDSPNGKRWGRRDVEGRIIEAYGFDLSPLSARVEEFEELHADLHAERELCQRLKRQITVARRMIRARIEAAVSSALRGPWTQFTGLFEELLDRLPRRHEASEQLARLLTWFKELQERVEAAYLKATQVVESVENTLTTKEQASEKTQKMNPREVTSDPHILITNQLNPVTRNSSENEEVAAVVPNAQPEDQVDRELEEWVAEVRKKRAALDLPTVMQACPEFASWARNMGGFLKDWGDLHRVAGQLRPMIGVSEHAWNVAQERLGKQVATAALALVFEKHCAGEVSSPGGYLRGMVEKAGAGELHLERSFYGRLSGQAA